A stretch of the Lolium perenne isolate Kyuss_39 chromosome 3, Kyuss_2.0, whole genome shotgun sequence genome encodes the following:
- the LOC127340958 gene encoding transcription factor MYB2-like encodes MSRRKAAAAAGGPMSAMEEETADQELRRGPWTLEEDNLLMSYITFHGEGRWNLLARCSGLKRTGKSCRLRWLNYLKPDIRRGNLTAEEQLVILELHAKWGNRWSRIAQHLPGRTDNEIKNYWRTRVQKQARQLKVDANSAVFRDAVRSYWMPRLLHDMASAASMAAPPPLVAEQHGGASCSQSPVAMIGTEQMCCYAGGGVQPSPGVSTSVSAAAAMLPTPVPCFSELNWDDQYYYPEIEGGAGALDSAGLLGSLGLDGLDLGPAAEYYSDATLLDYLNSSCTASAMNTIVNAGSGNYYNHCGGGGMIDGNHHGSTTTTCQQAPAMKLTGEWGGGRI; translated from the exons ATGTCACGCAggaaagcagcagcagcagcaggtggGCCCATGTCGGCCATGGAGGAGGAGACAGCTGATCAAGAGCTCAGGCGAGGCCCCTGGACCCTCGAGGAGGACAATCTCCTCATGAGCTACATTACTTTCCACGGCGAGGGCCGCTGGAACCTCCTCGCCCGATGCTCCG GGCTGAAGAGGACGGGGAAGAGCTGCCGTCTCCGGTGGCTGAACTACCTGAAGCCGGATATCAGGAGGGGTAACCTGACGGCGGAGGAGCAGCTGGTCATCCTGGAGCTCCACGCCAAGTGGGGAAACCGGTGGTCGCGCATCGCACAGCACCTCCCGGGGCGGACGGACAACGAGATCAAGAACTACTGGAGGACCAGGGTGCAGAAGCAGGCGCGGCAGCTCAAGGTGGACGCCAACTCCGCCGTCTTCCGCGACGCCGTCCGGTCCTACTGGATGCCACGCCTCCTCCACGACATGGCCTCCGCCGCCTCCATGGCCGCTCCGCCGCCGCTGGTGGCGGAGCAACATGGCGGTGCGTCCTGCTCGCAGTCGCCGGTGGCGATGATCGGCACCGAGCAGATGTGCTGCTATGCCGGCGGCGGCGTCCAGCCTAGCCCGGGCGTCTCGACGTCAGTGTCGGCCGCAGCGGCGATGCTGCCGACGCCGGTGCCCTGCTTCTCCGAGCTCAACTGGGACGACCAGTACTACTACCCCGAGATCGAAGGTGGCGCCGGCGCCTTGGACTCTGCAGGGTTGTTGGGAAGCCTCGGCCTCGACGGGCTCGACCTAGGGCCCGCGGCAGAGTACTACTCTGACGCGACGCTCCTCGACTACCTCAACTCGAGctgcaccgcctccgccatgaacACTATCGTGAACGCCGGCAGCGGAAACTACTATAACCACTGTGGAGGCGGCGGCATGATCGACGGTAATCACCACGGCTCCACAACGACGACATGCCAACAGGCGCCGGCGATGAAGCTAACGGGCGAGTGGGGAGGAGGAAGAATCTAG